In Brevundimonas sp. SGAir0440, one DNA window encodes the following:
- the ctrA gene encoding response regulator transcription factor CtrA: protein MRVLLIEDDHATAQSIELMLKSEGFNVYTTDLGEEGIDLGKIYDYDLILLDLNLPDMSGLEVLRQLRVGKVNTPVMILSGSHEIETKVKTFGGGADDYMTKPFHKDELIARTHAVVRRSKGHAQAIIHTGEIAVNLDAKTVEVNGHRVHLTGKEYQMLELLSLRKGTTLTKEMFLNHLYGGMDEPELKIIDVFICKLRKKLATAADGKHYIETVWGRGYVLRDPAEGVVTVAA, encoded by the coding sequence ATGCGCGTCCTGTTGATTGAAGACGATCACGCAACCGCCCAAAGCATCGAACTGATGCTGAAGTCGGAAGGCTTCAACGTCTATACGACGGACCTGGGCGAGGAAGGCATCGATCTGGGCAAGATCTATGACTATGACCTCATTCTTCTTGACCTGAACCTGCCGGACATGAGCGGCCTGGAAGTCCTGCGCCAGCTGCGCGTCGGCAAAGTCAATACCCCGGTCATGATCCTGTCGGGCAGCCACGAGATCGAAACCAAGGTCAAGACCTTCGGCGGCGGCGCCGACGACTATATGACCAAGCCCTTCCACAAGGACGAACTTATCGCGCGCACCCACGCCGTGGTCCGCCGCTCCAAGGGTCACGCCCAGGCGATCATCCACACCGGCGAGATCGCCGTGAACCTGGACGCCAAGACGGTCGAGGTGAACGGTCACCGCGTCCATCTGACGGGCAAGGAATACCAGATGCTGGAGCTGCTCTCGCTCCGCAAGGGCACGACCCTGACCAAGGAAATGTTCCTGAACCACCTGTACGGCGGCATGGACGAGCCCGAGCTGAAGATTATCGACGTCTTCATCTGCAAGCTGCGCAAGAAGCTGGCCACCGCCGCCGACGGCAAACACTATATCGAAACCGTCTGGGGCCGCGGCTATGTCCTGCGCGACCCGGCCGAGGGCGTCGTCACCGTCGCCGCCTGA
- a CDS encoding DUF1902 domain-containing protein: protein MSKVIVVKAVFDPEAGVWLTESSDVHGLRIEAATLEALIERIPGAIQDLLEGSEGENGYPRDVPIELIAHASTRVRLGLAA from the coding sequence ATGAGCAAGGTCATCGTCGTCAAAGCCGTTTTCGACCCGGAAGCGGGCGTTTGGCTGACCGAGTCCAGCGATGTTCACGGACTTCGGATCGAGGCCGCCACGCTGGAAGCGCTGATCGAACGCATTCCCGGCGCGATTCAGGATCTGTTGGAAGGTAGCGAGGGCGAGAACGGCTACCCACGAGATGTGCCGATCGAACTGATCGCCCACGCCAGCACCCGGGTCAGGCTGGGCCTGGCCGCTTGA
- a CDS encoding type II toxin-antitoxin system HicA family toxin, whose amino-acid sequence MSYTADVKRKLKDAGCWFVRQGRGDHEVWESPVNGKRFTVDGDIKSRHTANGTLKDAGLNKAF is encoded by the coding sequence TTGAGCTACACGGCCGACGTCAAGCGCAAGCTCAAGGACGCCGGGTGCTGGTTCGTTCGCCAAGGGCGCGGCGACCACGAGGTTTGGGAAAGTCCGGTCAACGGAAAACGCTTCACCGTCGATGGCGACATCAAATCGCGACACACGGCGAACGGCACTTTGAAGGACGCCGGCCTGAACAAGGCGTTCTAA
- a CDS encoding serine hydrolase, whose translation MPQSPLTRRRPVLLLLAASALALTLSPLASRPAAAQDVARMDQVIRASSDADAFSGAVLVGRDGRILLDQGYGLANREWNIPNDGDVKFRLGSLSKQFTAVAVMLLNQQGKLDLDAPIKTWLPDAPAAWDAITPRHLLSHTAGVPNFTAFSDFEAQKTRPATLPQLIARFRDRPLDFAPGSRFAYSNSGYVLLSAIIEAASDLTYADFVTANLFQPLGMGDSGYDRHDVILPRRASGYAPGADGVVNADYVDMTIPTGAGALYSTTHDLLKWEQGLFGGRLLNAQSMTALTTPVRNGYAMGLMVSEADGKRLVWHNGAIEGFNTYMAYDPGDRTAVIVLGNLNGEAPDKLGAALVTLARGGTVTLPSERRAVSLSPEVLKAYEGVYNLAPTFALTISVVDGKLMAQATGQPAFALTAEAQDAFYLTAVDAQITFTRNPAGAVEGLVLHQGGRDMPAKRQ comes from the coding sequence TTGCCTCAGTCGCCCCTCACCCGCCGTCGTCCGGTCCTCCTGTTGCTGGCCGCCAGCGCCCTGGCCCTCACGCTCAGCCCGCTGGCCAGCCGCCCGGCCGCCGCCCAAGACGTGGCGCGCATGGACCAGGTGATCCGCGCCTCCAGCGACGCCGACGCCTTCTCCGGCGCCGTCCTGGTCGGCCGCGACGGCCGCATCCTTCTGGATCAGGGCTACGGCCTGGCCAATCGCGAGTGGAACATCCCCAACGACGGTGATGTGAAGTTCCGCCTGGGCTCACTGTCTAAACAGTTTACCGCCGTCGCGGTCATGCTGCTGAACCAGCAAGGCAAGCTGGATCTGGATGCGCCGATCAAGACCTGGCTGCCCGACGCCCCGGCCGCCTGGGACGCGATAACGCCGCGCCATCTGCTCAGCCACACCGCGGGCGTGCCCAACTTCACCGCCTTTTCCGACTTCGAGGCCCAGAAGACCCGGCCCGCGACGCTGCCGCAGTTGATCGCCCGCTTCCGCGACCGGCCGCTGGACTTCGCGCCGGGCTCTCGGTTCGCCTATTCCAACTCGGGCTATGTGCTGCTCAGCGCCATCATCGAGGCGGCCAGCGACCTGACCTACGCCGATTTCGTCACCGCCAATCTGTTCCAGCCGCTGGGCATGGGCGACAGCGGCTATGACCGCCATGACGTGATCCTGCCCCGCCGCGCCTCGGGCTATGCGCCGGGCGCAGACGGCGTCGTCAACGCCGACTATGTGGACATGACCATCCCGACCGGGGCCGGCGCCCTGTATTCGACCACCCACGACCTGCTGAAGTGGGAACAGGGCCTGTTCGGCGGCCGACTGCTGAACGCCCAGTCGATGACCGCCCTGACCACGCCGGTCCGCAACGGCTACGCCATGGGGCTGATGGTGTCCGAGGCCGACGGCAAGCGCCTGGTCTGGCACAACGGCGCCATCGAGGGCTTCAACACCTATATGGCCTATGACCCGGGCGACCGGACCGCCGTCATCGTCCTGGGCAATCTGAACGGCGAGGCGCCCGACAAACTGGGCGCGGCCCTGGTCACGCTGGCGCGCGGTGGAACCGTCACCCTGCCCAGCGAACGCCGCGCCGTCTCCCTCTCGCCCGAGGTGCTGAAGGCTTATGAGGGCGTCTATAATCTGGCCCCGACCTTCGCCCTGACGATTTCGGTCGTGGACGGCAAGCTGATGGCCCAGGCCACCGGCCAGCCGGCCTTCGCACTGACGGCGGAAGCTCAGGACGCCTTCTACCTGACCGCCGTCGACGCCCAGATCACCTTCACCCGCAACCCCGCCGGCGCCGTCGAGGGTCTGGTCCTGCACCAGGGCGGCCGCGACATGCCGGCCAAGCGTCAGTAG
- a CDS encoding ATP-binding protein codes for MARVMGARLTPRHGRAEAETTRLFLLLLVGALLAAGVTFAALGLNHRHRLSQAHDFTTAERIVDLAGSSDDPAAGLTDGLPDAAGQRLGAPDPSLTHAVAEALKRRGVDGVSVKAFEASAGACGAATDRLRCRILVLRPVNGAPIPVAISLPPAPHPWTLSREAAALLSAGLAAVLLTGWMASRLAAGPLNRLSRGAVALSHDLDRPPLVEEGAREVREAAAALNAMQTRLKALIEDRTRVLAAVAHDLQTPLTRMRLRVEKIEDETLRAQFVSDLAGMQHLVREGLDLARIETTVEAVTPVDLDALLSAICEDAAEAGQPVVFTQGCSAVVPTRPQALRRCLTNLIDNAVLHGGEAAVSAVRDDHAVRLIVRDHGPGVAPDQLERLFEPFYRLDPSRSRDSGGSGLGLTIARRMAERAGAHLTLANADGGGLEATLTFPQS; via the coding sequence ATGGCGCGCGTGATGGGGGCGCGCCTGACCCCGCGCCACGGCCGGGCCGAGGCCGAGACCACGCGGCTGTTCCTGCTTCTGCTGGTCGGCGCCCTGCTGGCGGCGGGCGTGACCTTCGCCGCCCTGGGCCTGAACCATCGCCATCGCCTGTCCCAGGCCCATGACTTCACCACCGCCGAACGGATCGTGGACCTGGCCGGCTCCAGCGACGATCCCGCCGCCGGCCTGACCGACGGCCTGCCGGACGCCGCGGGCCAGAGGCTGGGCGCGCCCGACCCGTCCCTGACCCACGCGGTCGCAGAGGCCCTGAAGCGGCGGGGCGTGGACGGGGTTTCGGTCAAGGCGTTCGAGGCCTCGGCCGGGGCGTGCGGCGCGGCGACCGATCGTCTGCGGTGCCGCATCCTGGTCCTGCGGCCGGTCAATGGCGCGCCGATTCCGGTGGCGATCAGCCTGCCGCCCGCCCCACACCCCTGGACGCTCAGCCGCGAGGCCGCCGCCCTGCTGTCTGCGGGTCTGGCCGCCGTCCTTCTGACCGGCTGGATGGCGTCGCGTCTGGCGGCCGGTCCGCTGAACCGTCTGTCCCGGGGGGCCGTCGCCCTCAGTCACGATCTGGATCGCCCGCCCCTGGTCGAGGAGGGCGCGCGCGAGGTCCGCGAGGCCGCCGCCGCCCTGAACGCCATGCAGACCCGGCTGAAGGCCCTGATCGAGGATCGCACCCGCGTGCTGGCCGCCGTCGCCCACGACCTGCAGACGCCCCTGACCCGGATGCGGCTGCGTGTCGAAAAGATCGAGGACGAGACCCTGCGCGCCCAGTTCGTCAGCGACCTGGCGGGGATGCAGCATCTGGTCCGCGAAGGGCTGGACCTGGCCCGGATCGAGACGACGGTCGAGGCCGTGACTCCCGTCGATCTGGACGCCCTTCTATCCGCCATCTGCGAGGACGCGGCCGAGGCGGGCCAGCCGGTCGTCTTCACCCAGGGCTGCAGCGCCGTCGTGCCGACCCGGCCCCAGGCCCTGCGCCGCTGCCTGACCAATCTGATCGACAACGCGGTCCTCCACGGCGGCGAGGCGGCCGTCAGCGCCGTGCGCGACGACCATGCGGTCCGCCTGATCGTGCGCGACCACGGCCCCGGCGTGGCGCCCGACCAGTTGGAGCGCTTGTTCGAGCCCTTCTACCGCCTCGATCCGTCCCGCTCGCGCGACAGCGGCGGCTCAGGCCTGGGCCTGACCATCGCACGCCGCATGGCCGAACGCGCCGGCGCCCATCTGACGCTTGCCAACGCCGACGGCGGCGGGCTGGAAGCGACCCTGACCTTTCCGCAGTCCTGA
- a CDS encoding response regulator: MSQTSAAPVLLVVDDDREIRNLLSDHLEQHGFRTVKAADGRAMKAALEAGPVDLVVLDLNLPDEDGLSLCRGIRAASKTPVIILTARGDPIDRIVGLEMGADDYMAKPFEPRELVARIRTVLRRTGGEASASEGRHADFSGWSLDIAARALTAPDGRLAPLSGADFDLLHALVRNGGKPLSRERIRALSTVADADDRAIDLRVSRLRQKLGDDAKAPALIRTVRSLGYMLAGPVTWRA, translated from the coding sequence ATGTCCCAGACCTCCGCCGCCCCCGTCCTTCTGGTCGTCGACGACGACCGCGAGATCCGAAACCTGTTGTCCGACCATCTGGAGCAGCACGGGTTCCGCACGGTAAAGGCCGCCGACGGCCGGGCGATGAAGGCGGCACTGGAGGCCGGGCCGGTCGATCTGGTGGTGCTGGACCTGAACCTGCCGGACGAGGACGGCCTGTCGCTGTGTCGCGGCATTCGGGCGGCGTCCAAGACGCCGGTCATCATCCTGACGGCGCGCGGCGATCCCATCGACCGGATCGTGGGGCTGGAGATGGGCGCCGACGACTATATGGCCAAACCGTTCGAACCCCGCGAGCTGGTGGCCCGCATCCGCACCGTCCTGCGGCGTACCGGCGGCGAGGCGTCGGCGAGCGAGGGTCGACACGCCGACTTCTCCGGCTGGTCGCTGGACATCGCCGCGCGGGCGCTGACGGCGCCGGACGGACGGCTGGCCCCGCTGTCGGGCGCCGACTTCGACCTGCTGCACGCCCTGGTCAGGAACGGCGGCAAGCCCCTGTCGCGCGAGCGGATCCGCGCCCTGTCCACCGTCGCCGACGCCGACGACCGCGCCATCGACCTGAGGGTCAGCCGCCTGCGCCAGAAGCTGGGCGACGACGCCAAGGCCCCGGCCCTGATCCGCACGGTGCGCAGCCTGGGCTATATGCTGGCGGGGCCCGTCACATGGCGCGCGTGA
- a CDS encoding endo-1,4-beta-xylanase has translation MSNLAACDRFASAEPSPPNVPPLKSITPAPFGTAIKASQIDDPDWIALARANVSQLTPEWEMKMEYILANGLDRPNFDRSDRIAAFARAEGMAMHGHTLIWYAQGKEAFAGLSGAGFDRAFDGYIATVAGRYRGKVRSWDVVNEPILDDGSGLRDCHWSARYGHDGYILRAFEKARIADPDAILFLNEYNQESVPAKGAQFLKLVERLLKAGCPLQGLGLQSHLWIDIPEGVIAAFMREIGQFGLPIHVSELDCTLRTENRLDLSSQADRIAAQGARVTELASAFAALPRAQQFAFTVWGLRDTDSWYRQGDKDDGRDKPLPFDSFGRPNPMAAAIAAGFKTPA, from the coding sequence TTGAGCAACCTGGCCGCCTGCGACCGCTTCGCCTCGGCGGAGCCGTCGCCGCCCAACGTTCCTCCGCTGAAATCCATCACCCCGGCGCCCTTCGGCACGGCGATCAAGGCCAGCCAGATCGACGACCCGGACTGGATCGCGCTGGCCCGCGCCAACGTCTCCCAACTCACGCCCGAGTGGGAGATGAAGATGGAATACATCCTGGCGAACGGCCTGGACCGGCCCAACTTCGACCGCTCGGACCGTATCGCCGCCTTCGCCCGGGCCGAGGGCATGGCGATGCATGGCCACACCCTGATCTGGTACGCGCAAGGCAAGGAGGCCTTCGCCGGCCTGTCGGGCGCCGGCTTCGACCGCGCCTTCGACGGCTATATCGCCACGGTCGCCGGCCGCTATCGTGGCAAGGTCCGCAGCTGGGACGTGGTCAATGAGCCGATCCTGGACGACGGCTCGGGCCTGCGCGACTGCCACTGGTCGGCGCGATACGGCCACGACGGCTATATCCTGCGCGCGTTCGAAAAGGCCCGGATCGCGGATCCTGACGCCATCCTGTTTCTCAACGAATACAATCAGGAAAGCGTGCCGGCCAAGGGCGCGCAGTTCCTGAAACTGGTCGAGCGGCTGCTGAAGGCCGGCTGTCCGCTGCAGGGGCTGGGCCTGCAATCCCACCTGTGGATCGACATCCCCGAGGGCGTCATCGCCGCCTTTATGCGCGAGATCGGCCAGTTCGGCCTGCCGATCCATGTGTCCGAGCTGGACTGCACCCTGCGCACCGAAAACCGGCTGGACCTCAGCAGCCAGGCCGACCGAATCGCGGCCCAGGGCGCCCGCGTCACCGAACTGGCCTCGGCCTTTGCGGCCCTGCCCAGGGCTCAGCAATTCGCCTTCACCGTCTGGGGCCTGCGCGACACCGACAGCTGGTATCGTCAGGGCGACAAGGACGACGGCCGGGACAAGCCCCTGCCCTTCGACAGCTTCGGCCGCCCCAATCCGATGGCGGCCGCCATAGCGGCAGGCTTCAAGACCCCCGCCTGA